In Arthrobacter sp. UKPF54-2, the following are encoded in one genomic region:
- a CDS encoding chorismate mutase yields the protein MTEQNQNLHHDADADPYDPAASSLAGHVDPAVMAELLSIRSSIDNIDATLVFLLAERFKATQKVGFLKAAHQLPAGDPGRETAQIARLRRLAAEAHLDPAFAEKFLNFIIGEVIRHHEAIAEDHQAAAHQAAAADPAVSAEA from the coding sequence ATGACCGAGCAGAACCAGAACCTCCACCACGACGCCGACGCCGATCCCTACGACCCCGCCGCCAGTTCCCTGGCCGGGCACGTGGATCCCGCGGTGATGGCGGAGCTGCTCTCGATCCGCTCCAGCATCGACAACATCGACGCCACCCTGGTGTTCCTGCTGGCCGAGCGGTTCAAGGCCACGCAGAAAGTCGGCTTCCTTAAGGCCGCGCACCAGCTTCCCGCCGGCGACCCTGGCCGCGAGACGGCACAGATCGCCCGGCTGCGCCGGCTCGCCGCCGAAGCCCACCTGGACCCGGCGTTCGCGGAGAAGTTCCTGAACTTCATCATCGGCGAGGTGATCCGCCACCACGAGGCCATCGCCGAGGACCACCAGGCCGCCGCGCACCAGGCCGCCGCCGCGGACCCCGCCGTCTCCGCGGAGGCCTAG
- a CDS encoding DUF4166 domain-containing protein, protein MNGYEPIYRLGLGPDFAKLQPELQEYFSLVPGSGRYGVGEGVFDVVGCRQAWLRPLLRLATGEQAFFPEYGEGIRFRIENHAHLDPFGRPSLTARRDIFFPRTTRIFHDTTSLDTSAGTPRLVDYVGRYRRLVTDLNLSVTPEGRLRGVSEASRLFLGPLRIPLPAALDAKAYAEQWWDADEGRHRIQVKVIQPQIGLVLVYAGHFDYRLEPYPAGASGPGQLPARVRPDRWEHRI, encoded by the coding sequence GTGAACGGCTATGAACCGATCTACCGGCTCGGTCTAGGACCGGACTTTGCCAAGCTGCAGCCCGAACTGCAGGAGTACTTCTCCCTGGTGCCCGGCTCCGGCCGCTACGGGGTCGGCGAGGGCGTCTTCGACGTCGTCGGCTGCCGGCAGGCGTGGCTGCGGCCGCTGCTGCGGCTCGCCACCGGTGAGCAGGCGTTTTTCCCGGAGTACGGCGAGGGCATCAGGTTCCGGATTGAGAACCACGCCCATCTGGACCCTTTCGGCCGCCCCAGCCTGACCGCCCGGCGGGACATCTTCTTCCCGCGGACCACGAGGATCTTCCACGACACCACCAGCCTGGACACCTCCGCCGGCACCCCGCGGCTGGTGGACTACGTGGGCCGCTACCGCCGGCTCGTCACGGACCTCAACCTCAGCGTCACCCCGGAGGGACGGCTGCGCGGCGTCTCCGAGGCTTCCCGGCTGTTCCTGGGCCCGCTGCGGATCCCGCTGCCGGCGGCCCTGGACGCCAAGGCCTATGCCGAGCAGTGGTGGGACGCGGACGAGGGACGGCACCGGATTCAGGTCAAGGTGATCCAGCCGCAGATCGGGCTGGTGCTGGTCTATGCCGGCCACTTCGACTACCGGCTTGAGCCCTACCCCGCCGGCGCGTCGGGCCCCGGCCAGCTCCCCGCGCGGGTCCGGCCCGACCGCTGGGAACACCGCATCTAG
- the mnmA gene encoding tRNA 2-thiouridine(34) synthase MnmA, whose amino-acid sequence MSGGVDSAVAAARAVEAGHDVVGVHLALSRMPGTLRTGSRGCCTIEDSRDAWRACDVLGIPYYVWDFSERFKEDVVQDFIDEYAAGRTPNPCMRCNERIKFAALLEKAIALGFDAVCTGHYAKVITDADGNPELHRAADWAKDQSYVLGVLTHEQLRHSMFPLADTPSKAEVRAEAERRGLSVANKPDSHDICFIPDGDTAGWLAEKIEMTTGDIVDESGAKIGEHPGANAFTVGQRRGLKLGTPAADGKPRFVLEIRPKENKVVVGPEALLAIDEIRGIKVSWAGLPIAEIATGAEFDCHAQVRAHGDPVPATARMEHAAGSGDLVVTLAEPLRGVAPGQTVVLYQGSRVLGQATIDAARSRQRAAL is encoded by the coding sequence ATGAGCGGCGGCGTCGATTCCGCCGTCGCCGCAGCCCGTGCCGTCGAGGCCGGCCACGACGTCGTCGGGGTCCACCTCGCCCTCTCCCGCATGCCCGGGACGCTGCGCACCGGCAGCCGTGGCTGCTGCACCATCGAGGACTCCCGCGACGCCTGGCGGGCCTGCGACGTGCTCGGCATCCCGTACTACGTCTGGGACTTCTCCGAGCGGTTCAAGGAGGATGTCGTCCAGGACTTCATCGACGAGTACGCCGCCGGCCGCACCCCCAACCCGTGCATGCGCTGCAACGAGCGGATCAAGTTCGCTGCCCTGCTGGAGAAGGCGATCGCGCTGGGGTTTGACGCGGTCTGCACGGGCCACTACGCCAAGGTGATCACCGACGCCGACGGCAACCCGGAACTGCACCGCGCCGCGGACTGGGCGAAGGACCAAAGCTACGTGCTGGGCGTGCTGACCCACGAGCAGCTCCGGCACTCGATGTTCCCGCTCGCCGACACCCCGTCCAAGGCGGAGGTCCGTGCCGAGGCGGAGCGGCGCGGCCTGTCGGTCGCGAACAAGCCCGACAGCCACGACATCTGCTTCATCCCCGACGGCGACACCGCCGGCTGGCTGGCCGAGAAGATCGAGATGACCACCGGCGACATCGTGGACGAATCCGGCGCCAAGATCGGTGAGCACCCCGGCGCCAACGCCTTCACCGTCGGCCAGCGCCGCGGCCTGAAGCTGGGCACCCCGGCCGCCGACGGCAAGCCGCGCTTTGTGCTGGAGATCCGGCCCAAGGAAAACAAGGTGGTGGTGGGTCCCGAGGCCCTGCTGGCCATCGACGAAATCCGGGGCATCAAGGTCTCCTGGGCCGGGCTGCCGATCGCCGAGATCGCCACCGGCGCGGAGTTCGACTGCCACGCCCAGGTCCGCGCCCACGGCGACCCCGTCCCGGCAACCGCCCGGATGGAGCACGCCGCGGGTTCGGGCGACCTGGTGGTCACGCTGGCGGAGCCGCTGCGCGGCGTCGCCCCGGGCCAGACCGTGGTGCTGTACCAGGGCAGCCGGGTCCTGGGCCAGGCGACCATCGACGCCGCCCGGTCGAGGCAGCGCGCGGCCCTGTAG
- a CDS encoding cysteine desulfurase family protein, which translates to MPVYLDHAATTPLAAEALAALTRELSRTGNPSSLHGSGRRARRAVEDAREALAAAAGAHPSEVIFTSGGTEADNLAVKGLYWARRAEDPRRTRILCSTIEHHAVLDTVEWLERHEGADVCWLPVDAEGVLDLAALEAELADDPASIALVTVMWANNEVGSIQPVADVVRLAHAAGVPVHSDAVQAFGSVPVDFRGTALDAMSVSGHKIGGPVGVGALLLGRAVKLTPVQHGGGQERDVRSGTLDTASIAAFAAAAKAVTGNLEGESARIAGLRDRLIGGVRSAVPEAVLRGAPGPGRLPGNAHFTFPGCEGDSLLFLLDLAGVESSTGSACTAGVPRPSHVLLAMGLDEDTARGAQRFTLGHTSTDADVDALLAALPGAYARARQAGMAGHESSIQTAGTLARHAAG; encoded by the coding sequence GTGCCCGTTTACCTAGACCACGCCGCCACCACGCCGCTCGCCGCCGAGGCGCTCGCCGCGCTGACGCGTGAGCTGTCCCGCACCGGCAACCCCTCCTCGCTCCACGGTTCCGGCCGCCGCGCGCGCCGTGCCGTCGAGGATGCCCGCGAGGCGCTGGCCGCCGCGGCCGGGGCGCACCCTTCGGAGGTCATCTTCACCTCCGGCGGCACGGAAGCCGACAACCTCGCCGTCAAGGGCCTCTACTGGGCCCGCCGCGCCGAGGACCCCCGCCGGACCCGTATCCTGTGCTCCACCATCGAACACCACGCGGTGCTGGATACGGTTGAATGGCTGGAACGGCATGAGGGCGCCGACGTGTGCTGGCTGCCGGTCGACGCCGAGGGCGTGCTGGATCTGGCCGCGCTCGAGGCCGAACTGGCAGACGACCCGGCCTCGATCGCCCTGGTCACCGTGATGTGGGCCAACAACGAGGTGGGCAGCATCCAGCCCGTCGCCGACGTTGTGCGCCTGGCGCACGCCGCCGGCGTGCCGGTGCACTCCGACGCCGTTCAGGCCTTCGGCTCGGTGCCGGTGGATTTCCGCGGGACCGCCCTGGACGCCATGTCCGTCTCCGGGCACAAGATCGGCGGCCCGGTGGGCGTCGGCGCCCTGCTCCTGGGCCGCGCCGTCAAGCTGACGCCGGTCCAGCACGGCGGGGGACAGGAGCGAGACGTGCGCTCCGGAACGCTGGACACCGCCTCAATCGCGGCCTTCGCGGCGGCGGCGAAGGCCGTCACCGGCAACCTGGAGGGGGAGTCCGCGCGGATCGCCGGGCTGCGGGACCGCCTGATCGGGGGCGTCCGCTCCGCCGTGCCGGAAGCCGTGCTGCGCGGCGCACCCGGGCCCGGCCGGCTGCCGGGCAACGCGCACTTCACCTTCCCCGGCTGCGAGGGCGACTCACTGCTGTTCCTGCTCGACCTTGCCGGCGTGGAGTCCTCCACCGGTTCCGCCTGCACCGCCGGCGTGCCCCGGCCCTCGCATGTGCTCCTCGCGATGGGACTGGACGAGGACACCGCCCGCGGCGCCCAGCGCTTCACCCTGGGCCACACGTCCACGGACGCCGACGTCGACGCCCTGCTGGCCGCCCTGCCGGGGGCGTATGCCCGCGCCCGCCAGGCCGGCATGGCCGGGCACGAATCCAGCATCCAGACCGCCGGAACGCTCGCCCGCCACGCCGCCGGCTAG
- a CDS encoding ABC transporter permease gives MTTLIEAPPSDADGLLPTKKKSSGGGLGQYILIRFLLIFPTIFILVTLVFFLMRITGDPITAALGGRLPPEQLADRIHAAGYDRPIFVQYFEYLGQLITGNFGTTLSDNRQVSEMLTTYGSATLELSINALLVALLVGIPLGMIAAHRRDKAPDAVLRIFAILCYATPVFFAGMLLKLTFSVWLGWLPVAGRAKTSTELALTALQAPTGVYWLDALRSGNMAALGDVTAHAVLPALALGLLTAGIFLRLVRTNVIGTLGKDYVEAGRSRGVSEFRLVTKHAYKPALIPIITVMGLQIAVMLGGAVLTETTFEWKGLGFQLATYLTARDFVAVQGIVVLLAVIVAVTNFIVDIVAALIDPRVRY, from the coding sequence ATGACAACACTTATTGAGGCGCCGCCTTCCGACGCCGACGGCCTATTGCCGACAAAGAAAAAGTCGTCCGGTGGGGGACTGGGCCAGTACATCCTGATCAGGTTCCTACTGATCTTCCCGACCATTTTTATCCTGGTCACACTCGTGTTCTTCCTGATGCGGATCACGGGCGACCCGATCACGGCCGCCCTCGGCGGCCGGCTCCCGCCCGAGCAGCTGGCTGACCGTATCCACGCTGCCGGCTACGACAGGCCCATCTTCGTGCAGTACTTCGAATACCTCGGCCAGCTCATCACCGGAAACTTCGGGACCACGCTCTCGGACAACCGGCAGGTGTCCGAGATGCTGACCACCTACGGGTCGGCGACCCTCGAGCTGTCCATCAACGCCCTGCTTGTGGCCCTTCTCGTGGGCATCCCGCTGGGCATGATTGCCGCGCACCGCCGCGACAAGGCGCCCGACGCCGTGCTGCGCATCTTCGCCATCCTCTGCTACGCCACGCCGGTGTTCTTCGCCGGCATGCTGCTCAAGCTGACCTTCTCGGTCTGGCTCGGCTGGCTTCCGGTGGCCGGGCGGGCCAAGACCTCGACGGAACTGGCCCTCACCGCGCTGCAGGCACCCACCGGCGTCTACTGGCTCGACGCGCTCCGCAGCGGCAACATGGCCGCGCTGGGCGATGTCACGGCGCACGCCGTGTTGCCCGCCCTCGCCCTGGGCCTGCTGACCGCCGGCATCTTCCTGCGCCTGGTCCGCACCAACGTGATCGGCACCCTCGGCAAGGACTACGTGGAGGCCGGACGCTCACGCGGCGTCAGCGAATTCCGCCTGGTCACCAAGCACGCCTACAAGCCGGCCCTGATCCCCATCATCACCGTGATGGGCCTGCAGATTGCGGTGATGCTCGGCGGTGCCGTCCTGACCGAGACCACCTTTGAATGGAAAGGCCTGGGCTTCCAGCTCGCCACCTACCTGACGGCCCGCGACTTCGTGGCCGTGCAGGGCATCGTGGTGCTGCTCGCCGTGATCGTGGCCGTGACCAACTTCATCGTGGACATCGTCGCCGCGCTGATCGACCCCCGCGTGAGGTACTGA
- a CDS encoding ABC transporter ATP-binding protein produces the protein MSTNIGSVSDQHARGTGPVLDINNLKVTFATDAGDVYAVKDVSLEVNPGEVVAIVGESGSGKTVTAKTILGLLPETAISSGAVLINGNNVISVSASKLREIRGRDVAMVFQEPSTALNPVFTVGWQIAEGIRAHAGHGRVSAKDAKARAIDALRKVGIPDPETRVNYYPHQFSGGQKQRVVIAAALALNPGLIVADEPTTALDVTVQAEILELLRELRDQYGTSIVLITHNMGVVADLADRVVVMYQGDVVEEASSRVLFAEPKQDYTKKLLAAVPHLGRNSASAGMTERAHQGGKVLVEAKNLTIEYPGRLGSPAFKAVDGVNFTLSEGEVFGLVGESGSGKTTIGRAIAGLNKTTGGSLKVLDYEMLNLKERTFKPLRKQIGFVFQDPAASFNPQLTIGDCIAEPLIIHSKPTPAQARQRTRELLESVQLPASYAERYPHELSGGQRQRASLARALILNPKLLIADEPTSALDVSVQAKVLELFKEIQAEFGFACLFISHDLAVVDILSHWVGVLYKGKMVEQGLGNQVMGHPQHEYTKKLIASLPVPDPDEQARRREEFRAVLGA, from the coding sequence ATGAGCACCAATATCGGCTCCGTTTCAGACCAGCACGCCCGCGGTACCGGGCCCGTGCTGGACATCAACAACCTCAAGGTCACCTTCGCCACGGACGCCGGGGACGTCTATGCCGTGAAGGATGTCAGCCTCGAGGTCAACCCCGGCGAGGTTGTCGCCATCGTGGGCGAATCCGGCTCCGGCAAGACCGTCACCGCCAAGACCATCCTGGGGCTGCTGCCGGAGACCGCCATCAGCTCCGGCGCCGTGCTGATCAACGGCAACAACGTGATCAGTGTCAGCGCGTCCAAGCTGCGGGAAATCCGCGGCCGCGACGTGGCCATGGTGTTCCAGGAGCCCTCCACCGCGCTAAACCCCGTCTTCACCGTGGGTTGGCAGATCGCCGAGGGCATCCGTGCCCACGCCGGCCACGGCCGGGTCAGCGCCAAGGACGCCAAGGCGCGGGCCATCGATGCCCTGCGCAAGGTCGGCATCCCGGACCCGGAAACCCGGGTCAACTACTACCCGCACCAGTTCTCCGGCGGGCAGAAGCAGCGCGTTGTCATTGCCGCGGCACTGGCGCTCAACCCGGGGCTGATCGTCGCCGACGAACCGACCACCGCGCTGGATGTCACGGTGCAGGCGGAGATCCTGGAACTCCTGCGCGAGCTCAGGGACCAGTACGGCACCTCGATTGTGCTCATCACTCACAACATGGGCGTCGTGGCCGACCTCGCCGACCGCGTCGTCGTGATGTACCAGGGCGACGTCGTCGAAGAGGCCAGCTCGCGGGTGCTCTTCGCGGAACCGAAGCAGGACTACACGAAGAAGCTCCTGGCGGCCGTCCCGCACCTGGGCCGGAACTCCGCCTCGGCGGGCATGACCGAACGCGCGCACCAGGGCGGCAAGGTCCTGGTCGAGGCAAAGAATCTGACCATCGAGTACCCCGGCCGGTTAGGCAGCCCCGCGTTCAAGGCCGTGGACGGCGTGAACTTCACGCTCTCCGAGGGCGAGGTCTTTGGCCTCGTCGGCGAGTCCGGCTCCGGTAAGACGACGATCGGCCGCGCCATCGCTGGCCTGAACAAGACCACGGGCGGCAGCCTGAAGGTGCTCGACTACGAGATGCTCAATCTCAAGGAGCGCACCTTCAAGCCGCTGCGCAAGCAGATCGGGTTCGTGTTCCAGGACCCGGCGGCCTCGTTCAACCCGCAGCTCACCATCGGTGACTGCATCGCCGAGCCGCTGATCATCCACAGCAAGCCGACGCCGGCCCAGGCCCGCCAGCGGACCCGCGAGCTGCTCGAATCGGTGCAGCTGCCGGCGTCGTACGCCGAGCGCTACCCGCACGAGCTCTCCGGCGGCCAGCGCCAGCGCGCGTCATTGGCGCGGGCGTTGATCCTGAACCCGAAGCTGCTGATCGCCGACGAGCCGACGTCGGCGTTGGATGTTTCGGTGCAGGCGAAGGTGCTGGAGCTGTTCAAGGAGATCCAGGCCGAATTCGGTTTCGCCTGCCTGTTCATCAGCCACGACCTAGCCGTGGTGGACATCCTCTCGCACTGGGTCGGTGTCTTGTACAAGGGCAAGATGGTGGAACAGGGCCTCGGAAACCAGGTCATGGGCCACCCGCAGCACGAGTACACGAAGAAGCTCATCGCGTCCCTGCCGGTTCCGGATCCGGATGAGCAGGCCCGGCGCCGCGAGGAGTTCCGCGCGGTGCTCGGCGCCTGA
- a CDS encoding ABC transporter permease codes for MSIEPTIAAENRRDPWFRRLPVVSHFNKSVGLQRGMLVAGLILTALFLLTAIFAPLIAPYGFSQISDAEGSFPAQQAPGGRHLLGTTVGGYDVFSRVVWGAQTAVMVIVVAVIMSIFIGVILGLVSGYIGGWLDRILVVIADAVYAFPSLLVAIVMAIVISGGRSNLWGGILAAAISITVVFIPQYFRVIRAETIRLKAEPFVESAKVVGASNIRIMTRHIYKNATRTLPLIFTLNASEAILTLAGLGFLGFGIEPTSAAEWGFDLNKALADTTSGIWWTGVFPGLAIVLTVVGLTLVGESINDLNDPRLRGRKKAASGKAGPDAAGSAGAQAALSDEVRSS; via the coding sequence ATGAGCATCGAACCCACCATTGCCGCAGAAAACCGCCGGGACCCCTGGTTCCGGCGGCTGCCGGTCGTTTCCCACTTCAACAAGAGCGTCGGCCTGCAACGGGGGATGCTCGTCGCCGGGCTCATCCTGACCGCGCTGTTCCTGCTGACCGCGATCTTCGCTCCGCTGATCGCGCCATACGGCTTCTCGCAGATCTCCGACGCCGAGGGCAGCTTCCCCGCGCAGCAGGCCCCCGGCGGCCGGCACCTGCTCGGCACCACCGTCGGCGGCTACGACGTGTTCTCCAGGGTCGTCTGGGGCGCCCAAACCGCCGTGATGGTGATCGTGGTCGCCGTGATCATGTCCATCTTCATCGGCGTGATCCTCGGCCTGGTCAGCGGCTACATCGGCGGCTGGCTGGACCGGATCCTCGTCGTGATCGCCGACGCCGTCTACGCCTTCCCGTCCCTGCTGGTGGCCATCGTCATGGCGATCGTGATCAGCGGCGGGCGTTCCAACCTCTGGGGCGGCATCCTGGCTGCGGCGATCTCCATCACCGTGGTCTTCATCCCGCAGTACTTCCGCGTCATCCGCGCCGAAACCATCCGGCTCAAGGCCGAGCCCTTCGTCGAATCCGCCAAGGTGGTGGGCGCCTCCAACATCCGGATCATGACCCGCCACATCTACAAGAACGCCACCCGCACGCTGCCGTTGATCTTCACGCTGAACGCCTCCGAAGCCATCCTCACCCTCGCGGGCCTGGGCTTCCTCGGGTTCGGCATCGAACCGACGTCGGCCGCCGAATGGGGCTTCGACCTCAACAAGGCACTGGCGGACACCACCTCCGGCATCTGGTGGACCGGTGTCTTCCCGGGCCTGGCCATTGTCCTCACCGTGGTGGGGCTGACCCTGGTCGGCGAAAGCATCAACGACCTCAACGACCCGCGCCTGCGCGGACGCAAGAAGGCTGCCTCTGGCAAAGCCGGACCCGACGCCGCTGGCTCCGCCGGCGCGCAGGCAGCGCTCTCAGACGAAGTGAGAAGTTCATGA
- a CDS encoding ABC transporter substrate-binding protein, whose product MAMNKKALQSAIALAGVSAFALTACTGPSGGGTSSGSAAGGGTITYGTTDKVVTLDPAGSYDAGSFMVMNQIYPFLMNSKPGTADSSPDIAESASFTSPTEYTVKLKSGLKFANGHALTSSDVKFSIDRVVKINDDNGPASLLGNLASVEVKDDSTVVFKLKEGNDQVFPGVLAANAGPIVDEEVFPADKLMSDDEIVKGKPFAGQYTIESYKKNELISLKANPDYKGMLGKPANDSATIKYYADSNNLKLDVQQGNIDVAGRSLTATDAADLEKDSKVKVHKGPGGELRYIVFNFDTMPFGAKTPEADPAKALAVRQAMASVVDRDAIASQVYKGTYLPAYSVVPDGFVGAIKPLKDMYGDGNGKPSLDKAKKAFSDAGVTAPVTLKLQYNPDHYGKSSGDEYAMIKEQLEKSGLFKVDLQSTEWVTYNKDRTKDVYPVYQLGWFPDYSDADNYLTPFFIPGNFLKNHYENASVTDLIKKQLTTVDKSAREKVLGDAQTAVAKDLSTLPLLQGAQLMVAGKDVQGVDKTLDASFKTRLGVISK is encoded by the coding sequence ATGGCAATGAACAAAAAAGCCCTGCAGAGCGCCATCGCGCTCGCCGGGGTTTCCGCCTTTGCATTGACGGCCTGCACCGGCCCTTCCGGGGGCGGAACGTCCTCCGGCAGCGCCGCAGGCGGAGGCACCATTACGTACGGCACCACTGACAAGGTGGTCACCCTTGATCCAGCCGGCTCCTACGACGCCGGCTCCTTTATGGTGATGAACCAGATCTACCCGTTCCTGATGAACTCGAAGCCCGGAACGGCCGATTCCAGCCCGGACATCGCCGAGTCCGCTTCCTTCACGAGCCCGACCGAGTACACCGTCAAGCTCAAGTCCGGCCTGAAGTTCGCCAATGGCCACGCCCTGACGTCCTCCGACGTGAAGTTCTCGATCGACCGCGTCGTGAAGATCAACGACGACAACGGCCCCGCCTCCCTGCTGGGCAACCTCGCCTCGGTGGAAGTCAAAGACGACTCCACCGTGGTGTTCAAGCTCAAGGAAGGCAACGACCAGGTCTTCCCGGGCGTCCTCGCCGCCAACGCCGGCCCGATCGTCGACGAAGAGGTCTTCCCGGCCGACAAGCTGATGAGCGACGACGAGATCGTCAAGGGCAAGCCCTTCGCCGGCCAGTACACGATCGAGAGCTACAAGAAGAACGAGCTCATCAGCCTCAAGGCCAACCCGGACTACAAGGGCATGCTCGGCAAGCCCGCGAACGACAGCGCCACGATCAAGTACTACGCGGACTCCAACAACCTCAAGCTCGATGTCCAGCAGGGCAACATCGACGTCGCCGGCCGCAGCCTGACCGCGACCGACGCCGCCGACCTCGAGAAGGACTCCAAGGTCAAGGTCCACAAGGGCCCCGGTGGCGAACTGCGCTACATCGTCTTCAACTTCGACACCATGCCGTTCGGTGCCAAGACCCCCGAGGCCGACCCGGCCAAGGCCCTGGCCGTCCGCCAGGCGATGGCCAGCGTCGTCGACCGCGATGCGATCGCCAGCCAGGTCTACAAGGGCACCTACCTGCCGGCGTACTCCGTGGTCCCCGACGGCTTCGTCGGCGCCATCAAGCCGCTCAAGGACATGTACGGCGACGGCAACGGCAAGCCCAGCCTCGACAAGGCCAAGAAGGCCTTCAGCGACGCCGGCGTCACCGCCCCGGTCACCCTGAAGCTGCAGTACAACCCGGACCACTACGGCAAGTCCTCCGGCGACGAGTACGCCATGATCAAGGAGCAGCTGGAGAAGTCGGGCCTGTTCAAGGTCGACCTGCAGTCCACCGAGTGGGTCACCTACAACAAGGACCGCACCAAGGACGTCTACCCGGTCTACCAGCTCGGCTGGTTCCCGGACTACTCCGACGCCGACAACTACCTGACCCCGTTCTTCATCCCGGGCAACTTCCTCAAGAACCACTACGAGAACGCCTCCGTGACGGACCTGATTAAGAAGCAGCTCACCACCGTTGACAAGAGCGCACGCGAAAAGGTGCTCGGTGACGCCCAGACGGCCGTCGCCAAGGACCTCTCCACGCTGCCGCTGCTGCAGGGCGCCCAGCTGATGGTCGCCGGCAAGGATGTCCAGGGGGTCGACAAGACCCTCGACGCTTCCTTCAAGACCCGTCTTGGAGTAATTTCCAAGTAG
- a CDS encoding NAD(P)/FAD-dependent oxidoreductase, whose protein sequence is MTEDNIVIVGGGLAGATAAKTLRAEGYKGPLTLLAEEPQAPYLRPPLSKEYLLGKEGEDALPVVPAGWYTENDVELRLGVPAAALDPGARMVDLADGTRLRYSALLLATGARPRPIPLPGSDLDGVMTFRTVEDSRRLRDALAGGGRNVVLVGSGWIGMELAAAATSYGNTVTLLGLEQVPLAAAIGPELGSFFRSLHESRGVRFRLPSSAAGIAGDAGRVTGVRTDDGDVLAADLVVVAVGVVPETSLAAAAGIELDNGILTDASLRTSAPGVFAAGDVANALHPFTGRHHRSEHWSNALNGGKVAGRAMLGRDAVLDTIPYFYTDQYDVSMEYSGFPTLIEGPPVIRGSLEAGEFLAFWQRGGRVVAGMNVNWPRSAKPQKAIKALIAAQSPVNPAALADPDVTLEQLLPEP, encoded by the coding sequence ATGACTGAGGACAACATCGTGATCGTGGGCGGCGGGCTGGCCGGGGCCACCGCCGCCAAGACGCTGCGGGCGGAAGGCTACAAGGGTCCGCTGACCCTGCTCGCCGAGGAGCCGCAGGCCCCCTACCTGCGGCCCCCGCTGTCCAAGGAATACCTCCTCGGCAAGGAGGGCGAGGACGCCCTCCCGGTGGTGCCGGCCGGCTGGTACACGGAGAACGACGTCGAGCTGCGCCTCGGCGTGCCTGCCGCCGCGCTGGATCCGGGTGCCCGCATGGTGGATCTCGCCGACGGCACCCGGCTGCGCTATTCCGCGCTCCTGCTGGCCACGGGCGCACGTCCCCGCCCCATTCCGCTGCCCGGCAGCGACCTCGACGGGGTGATGACGTTCCGGACGGTCGAGGACAGCCGCCGGCTCCGGGATGCCCTGGCCGGCGGCGGCCGGAACGTGGTCCTGGTCGGCTCGGGCTGGATCGGGATGGAACTGGCCGCGGCCGCCACGTCCTACGGCAACACCGTCACACTGCTGGGGCTGGAGCAGGTGCCGCTCGCGGCGGCGATCGGCCCCGAACTGGGAAGCTTTTTCCGCTCGCTCCATGAGTCCCGCGGCGTGCGGTTCCGGCTGCCGTCGTCGGCCGCAGGGATCGCGGGCGACGCCGGGCGGGTCACCGGCGTCCGCACCGACGACGGCGACGTCCTGGCCGCCGACCTCGTCGTCGTGGCCGTCGGCGTCGTGCCCGAAACCTCGCTCGCCGCGGCGGCCGGCATCGAGCTGGACAACGGGATCCTCACCGACGCGTCGCTGCGGACCTCCGCCCCAGGGGTCTTTGCCGCCGGCGACGTCGCCAACGCCCTGCACCCCTTCACCGGCCGGCACCACCGCAGCGAGCACTGGTCCAACGCGCTTAACGGCGGCAAGGTCGCCGGACGGGCGATGCTCGGCCGGGACGCCGTGCTGGACACCATCCCGTACTTCTACACGGACCAGTACGACGTCAGCATGGAGTATTCCGGTTTCCCGACGCTCATCGAGGGGCCGCCCGTGATCCGGGGCTCGCTGGAGGCCGGGGAGTTCCTGGCGTTCTGGCAGCGCGGCGGCCGCGTGGTGGCCGGGATGAACGTCAACTGGCCCCGCTCCGCCAAGCCGCAGAAGGCCATCAAGGCGCTGATCGCCGCTCAGTCCCCGGTGAACCCGGCGGCCCTGGCGGATCCGGACGTTACGCTGGAGCAGCTGCTGCCGGAGCCCTAG